From a single Candidatus Defluviilinea gracilis genomic region:
- a CDS encoding transposase: MSGKKGMKSYPVELKLEAVRLYYEEGKTRAEITELLGIANASAVKEWGQLYRRGGVNALKKPKGRPRKRDSEQSELERLRMENALLKKFHTELRKEALAKRNIGLSITNEHNTP, translated from the coding sequence ATGTCAGGTAAAAAAGGAATGAAATCGTATCCCGTGGAATTGAAGCTGGAGGCTGTGCGGCTCTACTATGAGGAGGGCAAAACACGAGCTGAGATTACGGAGTTGTTAGGGATTGCGAATGCATCGGCGGTGAAGGAATGGGGTCAGTTATATCGACGCGGCGGAGTCAATGCCTTGAAGAAGCCGAAAGGGCGACCACGCAAGCGTGACAGTGAGCAATCCGAACTGGAACGTTTACGCATGGAGAACGCGCTGCTAAAAAAATTTCATACCGAATTGCGGAAAGAGGCGCTCGCGAAGCGCAATATCGGATTATCTATCACCAACGAGCACAATACCCCGTGA
- a CDS encoding COX15/CtaA family protein translates to MPHTQNRAVMKWLTYFASIVAFLIVFGGFVRLTRSGLSIVEWNPISGTVPPIGEQAWQEEFAKYQQTPEYIKINTGMTLEEYQYIFYIEWIHRFIARFAGLVYAFPVFYFLFKKAIPWKEFGIYFLMGMLFISQAFAGWIMVASGLVDRPEVSHFNLTIHLLLALTLFGLAVWTILGHKYGFHPAGKQARWSASSKFALLYFILLVLQITYGGMTAGLKAGHVSSTWPLMFGKLIPPNLFNSFINIFEMPQTIVFIHRWFAFAVLIAAFFMYNSARKQNYQDKIKKGLFHLAGAVVLQITLGVLTILSFVNIVIALLHQATAIGLFALGVYFIHRLRALDAKEI, encoded by the coding sequence ATGCCTCACACCCAAAACCGCGCCGTCATGAAGTGGCTGACCTACTTTGCCTCCATTGTGGCGTTTCTCATCGTCTTCGGCGGATTCGTCCGCCTCACCCGTTCCGGTCTTTCCATCGTCGAATGGAATCCCATTAGCGGGACCGTTCCGCCTATCGGCGAGCAAGCCTGGCAGGAGGAATTCGCCAAGTATCAGCAAACGCCCGAATACATCAAGATCAACACCGGGATGACGCTCGAAGAATATCAATATATTTTCTACATCGAGTGGATTCACCGCTTCATCGCGCGCTTTGCCGGTCTGGTCTACGCCTTCCCTGTTTTTTACTTCCTGTTCAAGAAAGCCATCCCCTGGAAGGAATTCGGCATCTACTTTCTCATGGGCATGTTGTTCATCTCGCAAGCCTTCGCAGGCTGGATCATGGTCGCCAGCGGACTCGTCGACCGTCCCGAAGTCAGTCACTTCAACCTGACGATCCACCTCCTGCTGGCATTGACTCTGTTCGGTCTCGCGGTGTGGACGATCCTCGGGCACAAATACGGCTTTCACCCAGCGGGCAAGCAAGCGCGCTGGTCTGCCTCCTCGAAGTTCGCCCTGCTGTATTTCATCCTGCTGGTTTTGCAGATCACCTACGGCGGCATGACGGCGGGTCTCAAAGCCGGTCATGTTTCCAGCACGTGGCCCCTCATGTTCGGCAAACTCATCCCGCCCAACCTGTTCAACTCGTTCATCAACATATTCGAAATGCCGCAGACCATCGTCTTCATCCATCGCTGGTTCGCCTTCGCCGTGTTGATCGCCGCGTTCTTCATGTACAACAGCGCGCGCAAGCAGAATTATCAAGACAAGATCAAAAAAGGACTCTTCCATCTTGCGGGCGCGGTCGTTTTGCAGATCACGCTCGGCGTGCTCACGATCCTGTCGTTCGTGAACATCGTCATTGCCCTGCTCCATCAAGCCACCGCCATTGGGCTGTTCGCTCTCGGCGTCTATTTCATCCACCGCCTCCGCGCGTTGGACGCAAAGGAAATCTAA
- a CDS encoding tetratricopeptide repeat protein — protein sequence MPGNEDIFQKAMNDGHSAAWDQEWMKAASAYRKALQEIPNQPKALNSLGLALFQLGEFDEAMQVYKRVAQISAQDPVPMEKLAQLLERTGHLKEAIEASTRAAELFLNQRDVDKAMENWVRVTSLDPENILAHSRLALAHEKLGHKPQAVTEYVAVASLVQRTGNVEKTNELVNKALQILPDSAEAKQAQALLRSGQLLPKPLRPKGGTGPIAMAQVKQLDKRKTESDSELDPVAEARQKSLTRLAEILFEYTTDDSNTVQAKRGLQALMRGTGQLSMQSSEQTKVVLHLGAAIDMQSKGNDAQAAEELEHALEAGFNHPALYFNLGLLRSKIDRNESALRNLQNAVKHAEFGLGARLLMGQINQKMGRFGPASVEYLEALKIADGQVAPAEQADEIRQMYEPLIEAQTSVKEEGVLNRLCDNINDMLMRKNWRDHLRKAREELQRTNESDMPLPLADMLMQAQSSAVLEVINHVHQLARAGQLRTAMEEAYGALAHAPTYLPLHILMGDLLVRQEHTPEAIAKYMTVAQAYSARGETAQSAKMLQRVVQLAPMDMAARSRLIDQLISRGQVDEAIREYIELADIYYRLAELDMARKTFTTALRVVQQHNVDRAWNIHILQRMADIDMQRLDWKQAIRVYEQIRTLRPDDEAVRKSLIDLSFKLGQPAQANAEIESYLSYLQSSNRDAQAIPFLEDVLNERPSDMLVKRALAQAYQQAGRVEDAVAQLDTVADSLLSVGKKEEAMMIVNQILLLNPPNSEQYRQLLSQIQQ from the coding sequence ATGCCCGGAAACGAAGACATCTTCCAAAAAGCGATGAACGATGGACATTCCGCCGCGTGGGATCAGGAGTGGATGAAAGCCGCGTCGGCGTACCGCAAAGCCCTGCAAGAAATCCCCAACCAGCCCAAGGCGTTGAATAGCCTCGGCCTGGCGTTGTTCCAACTCGGCGAGTTCGATGAAGCTATGCAGGTCTACAAACGCGTGGCGCAGATCTCAGCGCAAGACCCCGTGCCCATGGAAAAACTGGCGCAACTTTTGGAACGCACCGGGCATTTAAAAGAAGCCATCGAGGCATCCACCCGCGCCGCCGAACTCTTCCTCAACCAGCGCGATGTGGACAAAGCCATGGAAAACTGGGTGCGGGTCACATCCCTCGACCCTGAAAATATCCTTGCCCATTCCCGCCTGGCATTGGCGCACGAAAAACTCGGCCACAAACCCCAGGCGGTAACGGAATATGTGGCGGTTGCCAGTCTCGTCCAACGCACCGGCAACGTGGAAAAAACCAACGAACTGGTCAACAAAGCCCTGCAAATCCTGCCCGACAGCGCCGAGGCAAAACAGGCGCAAGCGCTTCTTCGCTCGGGACAACTGCTCCCCAAACCCCTGCGCCCCAAAGGCGGGACGGGTCCCATCGCCATGGCGCAAGTTAAACAGTTGGATAAGCGCAAGACCGAATCCGATTCCGAACTCGACCCTGTGGCTGAAGCGCGCCAAAAGTCGCTCACCCGCCTGGCAGAAATTCTCTTCGAATACACCACCGACGATTCCAACACAGTGCAGGCAAAACGCGGCTTGCAGGCGCTCATGCGCGGCACCGGTCAACTTTCGATGCAATCCTCCGAGCAGACTAAAGTGGTCTTGCACCTCGGCGCCGCCATCGACATGCAATCCAAAGGCAACGACGCCCAAGCCGCCGAAGAGTTGGAACACGCCCTCGAAGCCGGGTTCAACCACCCCGCGCTCTACTTCAATTTGGGGTTGCTCCGCTCGAAGATCGACCGGAACGAATCTGCCCTGCGGAATTTGCAAAACGCCGTCAAGCATGCCGAGTTCGGTCTCGGGGCGCGGTTGTTGATGGGGCAGATCAACCAGAAAATGGGGCGCTTCGGTCCCGCCTCCGTCGAATACCTTGAAGCGTTGAAGATCGCCGACGGGCAGGTGGCGCCAGCCGAACAGGCGGATGAGATCCGTCAGATGTACGAGCCGCTCATCGAAGCGCAGACATCCGTCAAAGAAGAAGGGGTCCTGAATCGCTTGTGCGACAATATCAACGATATGTTGATGCGCAAGAACTGGCGCGATCATCTGCGCAAGGCGCGCGAGGAACTGCAACGGACAAACGAGAGCGATATGCCCCTGCCGCTGGCAGACATGCTCATGCAGGCGCAATCGAGCGCTGTGCTCGAAGTGATCAACCATGTCCATCAACTGGCGCGGGCTGGTCAGTTGCGCACCGCCATGGAGGAGGCATACGGCGCGCTTGCACACGCGCCCACCTACCTGCCGCTTCACATCCTGATGGGCGATCTGCTCGTGCGCCAGGAACATACACCGGAAGCGATCGCAAAATATATGACTGTGGCGCAGGCATATAGCGCGCGCGGCGAAACGGCGCAATCTGCCAAGATGTTACAGCGCGTGGTGCAACTCGCCCCAATGGATATGGCGGCGCGCTCGCGATTGATCGATCAACTCATTTCGCGCGGGCAGGTAGATGAGGCCATCCGCGAGTACATCGAACTCGCCGACATTTACTACCGCCTCGCCGAACTCGATATGGCTCGCAAAACGTTCACCACCGCGTTGCGCGTCGTCCAACAGCACAACGTCGACCGCGCATGGAACATCCACATCCTGCAACGCATGGCAGACATCGACATGCAGAGATTAGACTGGAAACAAGCCATCCGCGTTTACGAACAGATCCGCACACTGCGCCCCGACGATGAGGCTGTTCGCAAAAGCCTGATCGATCTCAGCTTCAAATTGGGTCAACCCGCGCAGGCAAACGCCGAGATTGAAAGTTATCTGTCCTATCTGCAATCGAGCAACCGCGACGCGCAGGCCATTCCCTTCCTTGAAGATGTGCTCAACGAACGCCCCAGCGATATGTTGGTGAAACGCGCGCTAGCGCAAGCCTATCAACAAGCGGGGCGGGTGGAGGATGCGGTGGCGCAACTCGACACCGTCGCCGATTCGTTGTTGAGCGTCGGCAAGAAAGAGGAAGCCATGATGATCGTGAATCAGATACTCCTGCTCAACCCGCCGAATTCGGAGCAATATCGTCAACTCTTGAGTCAGATCCAGCAGTGA